Within the Planctomycetota bacterium genome, the region GCGCTCTTCCTGGCGGAAAACGACTGGGTGACGGGCCAGACGCTCGTTCTGGACGGCGGGGAGGCGCGGGTGTGAGGAAGGCGCTCGTCTTGGTCTCCGGAGGGATCGACTCCGCGGTGGCGCTTTGGTGGGCGCGGGACCGGTACCGCGTCACGGCGCTGTCCTTCGAGGGGCCCGCCCGGCCGCGCGGGGAGCGCCGCGCCTGCGGCGAGATCGTGCGCCGCGCGGGCGTTCCGCATCTGACGGTTCCGGCGCCGTACCTGCGGCCGCGTCCGTCGGGATACATTCCGGCGCGGAACCTGGTGTTTCACGGCATCGCGCTGTCCATCGCCGAAGACCGGGGCATGGAGGCGGTTGTGGCGGGGCACAACCGGTCGGATGCGAAGATCTTCGAGGACGCCCGGCCGGAGTTCTTCCGGCGCCTGGAGCGCCTGGCCGGACGCGTCCGGATCGAACTTCCTCTGGCGCACTTCACGGACGCGCAGGTGGTGGCTCTGGGCCTGCGGTGGGGCGTGCCCCTCGAGGCGACGTGGAGCTGCTACCGGAACGGCTCCCGGCCGTGCCGCCGTTGCAGCGCCTGCCGGGATCGGCTAGAATCCTTCCGCGTCGCCGGAAGCGAGGATCCCCATGAAAGTCGGCGTTCTCGAGCATTTCGATAGCATGCATCTCCTGCCGGGCCACCCCAAGTGCGGGGTGCCCCACGGGCACACCTATCGCGTGGAGGTGGTCGTCGAGGGTCCCGTCCGGGACGGGATGGTCGTCGATTTCGACGTCCTCAAGCGGTCGCTCCGCGAGATCCTGAAGACCTACGACCACACGGATCTCAATCGTCTCCTCCCCATGCCCTCCTGCGAAAACATCGCGCTCGATCTTCTGGCCCGGCTCAAGAGCCGGGTTCCGCACGAGAAGATGTCCGTCCGCGTCTGGGAGGGCGACGGCAAGTGGGCCGAGTGCGAGGGGTAGGCCGCCGGGTCGAAAATCCCTCTTGACCCGGCCGGCGGAGCCGGGTAAGGTACTTAGTGTAAGATTGACACTAAGAGGAACCGCCGGATGACGGCCGAAACGGAACGCCGGGAGATCGTGGAGGACATCCTCCGCCTCAAGAAGGAACGGCGGGCGGTCATCCTGGCGCACAACTACCAGCGCGGCGAGATCCAGGACGTGGCGGACTTCCTGGGGGATTCCCTCGGGCTCACCCAGGCCGCGGCCCGCACCGACGCGCGCGTCATCGTCTTCTGCGGCGTCCACTTCATGGCCGAGACGGCCGCGATCATGAACCCCGACAAGATCGTGGTCATTCCCGACCGGGAGGCCGGATGCTCCCTGGCGGCCATGATCTCGGGGGAATCGCTCCGGCGCTGGAAGGCCGAACATCCCGGGGCCGTGGTCGTCTCCTACATCAACTGCACCGCCGAGGTGAAGGCGGAAAGCGACTACATCTGCACGTCCACGAACGCGCTCAAGATCGTCGAGGCGATCCCGCCCGACCGGGAGATCCTCTTCGCGCCCGATCAGTTCCTGGGCACCTACATCATGAAAAGGACCGGCCGCCGCATGCACCTCTGGCCGGGTTACTGTCACGTCCACAACAAGATCAAGACCGACAGGATCCAGGACCTCAAGAAGGAACATCCCGACGCGAAATTCATCATGCACCCCGAGTGCGGGTGCCTGACCTCCTGCATGCCCCTGGCGGACAAGATCGTTTCGACCGAGGGCATCATCCGCACCGTGCGCGAGTCGCCGGAGCGGAAGTTCATCGTGGGGACCGAAGTGGGGATCCTCCACCGCCTGCGCAAGGAGAATCCCGAGAAGGTCTTCTTCCCCGCGGCCGAGGAGGCCTCCTGCGAATTCATGAAGCTCAACACGCTCGAGAAGCTCCTGGCGTCCCTCGAGGACCTCGAATACCGCGTCACGGTTCCCGAGGAGATCGCCCGCAAGGCCCGCCGGGCCATCGAGCGGATGCTCGAAATCAGCGACCCGGGAGGATACGTGCGCAAGCCCGATCCGGCCGATTGACGCCGGTGGTATAGTAGGGCGTGGGGCGAGGCGCGCCCCTCGGGAGGGAACGATGCTCGACCGTGTGGGCGGGGGATTCAAGGAGTACGCGGCGCCGTCGCTGCGGCTGGGACTGGCGCTTGTTCTCATTCTGTACGGCGCGCGGCTCCTGCCGCCGTCGGAGCGCGTCGGGGAGCTCGTCGCCCTCGCCGTCACCCTTCTCGGAGGGCTCTTCATCCTGATCGGCTTCCTCACGAGGTGGGCCGCGGCCGCCGTGCTCGTCTGGTCCGCCTACAAGATCTTCAACGGCCCCGGGACCTCCGCCTTCATCCATTTCCACAGCCAGCTCTGGCTGGCCCTGCTCTCGATGAGCTTCGCGCTGTTCGGTCTGGGCGGCGGGAAGTGGAGCCTGGACGTCTCGAGCAAGCGCAAGAAGGACGAAGGTTAGAGGCACGGAAATCCGGAAAACCCGCTTGGTCCGGC harbors:
- the nadA gene encoding quinolinate synthase NadA, with protein sequence MTAETERREIVEDILRLKKERRAVILAHNYQRGEIQDVADFLGDSLGLTQAAARTDARVIVFCGVHFMAETAAIMNPDKIVVIPDREAGCSLAAMISGESLRRWKAEHPGAVVVSYINCTAEVKAESDYICTSTNALKIVEAIPPDREILFAPDQFLGTYIMKRTGRRMHLWPGYCHVHNKIKTDRIQDLKKEHPDAKFIMHPECGCLTSCMPLADKIVSTEGIIRTVRESPERKFIVGTEVGILHRLRKENPEKVFFPAAEEASCEFMKLNTLEKLLASLEDLEYRVTVPEEIARKARRAIERMLEISDPGGYVRKPDPAD
- a CDS encoding 7-cyano-7-deazaguanine synthase, with the translated sequence MRKALVLVSGGIDSAVALWWARDRYRVTALSFEGPARPRGERRACGEIVRRAGVPHLTVPAPYLRPRPSGYIPARNLVFHGIALSIAEDRGMEAVVAGHNRSDAKIFEDARPEFFRRLERLAGRVRIELPLAHFTDAQVVALGLRWGVPLEATWSCYRNGSRPCRRCSACRDRLESFRVAGSEDPHESRRSRAFR
- a CDS encoding DoxX family protein; the encoded protein is MLDRVGGGFKEYAAPSLRLGLALVLILYGARLLPPSERVGELVALAVTLLGGLFILIGFLTRWAAAAVLVWSAYKIFNGPGTSAFIHFHSQLWLALLSMSFALFGLGGGKWSLDVSSKRKKDEG
- a CDS encoding 6-carboxytetrahydropterin synthase; protein product: MKVGVLEHFDSMHLLPGHPKCGVPHGHTYRVEVVVEGPVRDGMVVDFDVLKRSLREILKTYDHTDLNRLLPMPSCENIALDLLARLKSRVPHEKMSVRVWEGDGKWAECEG